The DNA window TGGGGAGAAAACTGGAGGACTAAGTGCAAGCCGTTATCAGCGCTAAAGCCGACTAGTTTAGCAGCATTTGTATGATCAATGTGAGCAATGATCCCGAGCTCAGACAAGAAGTCCCCAACTCTTTcttcatctttctttttttcctttATTATCTTTTTTACAGCCACAACCTGACCTTCTGATAGACACCCTTTGTACACTTCTGCGTGTCCTCCTTTCCCAATCAGCTTATCTAACCAAAATTTAATGCAGGAGCTTGGTTAAACAGTTTAGCAGATAAATCATGTCACAGCTGGGAAATTATTACAATAATTTTGTCTATACAAACATACCAAGATTgtacatatatttatttttgttgtctGAAACATTAAACATAATTGAATATGACTAGGACTCCTGCTCCACAAGTATGCCATGTGCAAAAGTTCAGCTCAGGTTCTATGATAAGAACTgcaaatcaaattttttcaGATATGAAAATACAGCTACCAAATCTTGTTTTTTAACTTATACTGAGGTCAATAAATTTACCAAAAAATTATGTAGTGTCCTCAGAGACTAGATACGTCATCATCTGGAATTACTTTTCAGTAAAGCATGGGAAATTAAGCTTGGATTATTTCGAAATTTAACCTTCCTTTAACCATAATTTTTTGACATATAACCTACTTAATTTGTTAAATCTCGTCCCTTCCTTAGACTATATGTGCATGTGGTTTCTTAGCTTTTTACACAAGATACCGCAAATGGGACTACTTGTTTTTCACACGTGGAAGTCAGGAATCACAAAAACCCAAGAAggtcataaataaaaaaaatgtttgagcaaGATTATACATAGTCATAGATAAACTCAGGGTCCCGATTCTGCTTCTATCCTAGTCTATTACCAGAGGTAGAGAAAGCATCAAAGAGAGGCCAGTCAATGCTATTGTGCTAGAAAGGGGTAAATAATATCGTTAGCAACTAAATTATATGCTGACTCTACACAGCAGGACCTAGAGATGGATTGAGTCCACCCTAAGGTCCCACTATTTAATGCTTTTTCAAAGTGCACCTAACTTTACCAATCTTATTACAAAAACGTTTAATCACATATAAAtgccaagaaaatattaaaaatcatagtTTCAAGTAACATGATGCCCACTcctatatttatttttcatttctttGTTTAGTGATTGGGTACATCTAATTAATATCAACTCAGTCAAAAGTGTTTGGCTACCAAAAGGAGAGGCTGTTATACTTGGAGAAAGCACTTTGACTGAAGAAGTGGGGTTGTTGATAACTTGACATTCAACCATAACTCTTAAATTTGTTAAATTATAACATGTCTGTCCACAAAATAGGATAGAAATTGCAACTTTTCTGCTGTTTTTTTTCTAAATAGACAATAATAACAAATATTATTATAACAAATTCATTTGTATCACAAACAAAAATAAACATAGCTTTCAAGATAGAAGATCATTCATCATCCCAATTTATATTGAAGCTTCTAATGTATTTCCAAGACTCTTTGCCGTGTCAACTGTTACCACATCTGATATTAGACTTGAATTTTGACTCGATCCCGTTTCGTGTTTGATCTTTAATCAAGAGTCCCAGCttttaatgaaattttaaattttgcagCTAAATTTTTTTCAGAAGCTAAGACGCGACGGGTAAATAATAGTGGAGTATCGATTTAATGCTTTTTTGTATATTGTAACTTCAGACGCTTCAAGAAAGATTAATCATCTTAATAGGACAAAAGAACAGAATGAAAATATGATCCACCAAAAATCACCACTGGTAAAAGTAAAACTTTCTGTTCGAATATCCATTTATGTAGAAAAAATCATAGCTTGAAGCAAAATATGGATGAAGTATGAAGTATGAACACACTCGGAACTTAAcgagaaaatttgaaaaactAAAGAATAATTTAACTTACCAGGGCTAAAATTATCAGTGGCCTGCTTAAGCTCTTCAAAGCTAAAATTCCTCCAAGATGGCTTAGGCATCACGATGTCTCCACAATCAATGGCGTCCTCTTGACTACTCTTCCTCCCTATCTTCTTCCTCGTCATCTTCTTCCTCTTCAGGTCGAATCCAAACCCGTAACCGTGCCCGCCGAGCAATGAAATGGTGGGAAATTTCTTCAATGAACCTTTCTTTATCTGATTGAACAGTTTCTTCCAATGCAGATTCCCATAACTCAATTCCACTAACACTCCAGATGATTTCTCTCTCCCAAAACTGCTGCTCCTATCCATGGTGCTACCATTATCCGAGTCCGAACCCGAGATGGGAATCTCCAAAACACCCCTCGGAGACGACTGCTCCTCGATTTCTTCGTTCTTCGCCTCGGTTTCAGAAGACTCCGGCCCCTGATTTTTCCCCTTCTGTTCTTCATTTCCATCGTTATTGCTGTGTTCTGATGATTCTGTTTCTGGGTTTTCTTCCACATTCGCGGCAGTATCTTCAGAAACCAGTTTTTTCGCATGGATTTCGGATGGAACTTCATCCCCTGCATAACCAACAATCACGCATTCAAAATACATTCTCCAGTACACCCACACACGCTCAATATATTCTCCATCTTACCTTCAATGGCTATGGTTAAAGGGATAATGGGACTTCCCAAAAACAATCAATAAGCAAAatctccaaaaaaaaaaaaaaatcaccgaTGTTTTCCCCAAATTTTTCTAGGATAGTTCAAATCTTTTTGGCAAAAAGACCTTGAAAAGTCACATTTTAGCAATCCTGTATTAATTACCCCCCTCCTCGCCCATCCTATCTTATTAAACAAACACAATCACGCATTCAAATTACGTTCTTCAGCACTCCCAACACACATATTCCATTAATATAAACTTACCTTGCATATCCATGCTTCCAGGGATCAAAAAGATTCAAATTTCCAACAAACACCAATGTTTTCACCAAAATTTTCAAGGATACGTCacatttttttatcaaaaaaaaagCTGGAAAGAGTTACATTTGAGCAATCCTACATTCATTCCCCTCTCCTTCGAAAGAGAGACACAAAAGAGAGAGAGATGGAGAAGGGAAAGAGAAATGGTATATTAGTATATCTTGTGAAGGTCGAGATTCTTGGAA is part of the Primulina eburnea isolate SZY01 chromosome 1, ASM2296580v1, whole genome shotgun sequence genome and encodes:
- the LOC140815466 gene encoding receptor-like cytosolic serine/threonine-protein kinase RBK1, with the translated sequence MDMQGDEVPSEIHAKKLVSEDTAANVEENPETESSEHSNNDGNEEQKGKNQGPESSETEAKNEEIEEQSSPRGVLEIPISGSDSDNGSTMDRSSSFGREKSSGVLVELSYGNLHWKKLFNQIKKGSLKKFPTISLLGGHGYGFGFDLKRKKMTRKKIGRKSSQEDAIDCGDIVMPKPSWRNFSFEELKQATDNFSPDKLIGKGGHAEVYKGCLSEGQVVAVKKIIKEKKKDEERVGDFLSELGIIAHIDHTNAAKLVGFSADNGLHLVLQFSPHGSLATVLHGSEDCLEWKIRCKVAIGIAEGLQYLHYNCQRRIIHRDITASNILLSEDYEAQISDFGLAKWLPENWVHHVVSPIEGTFGYMAPEYFMHGIIHEKTDVFAFGVLLLELITGRRAVDSCRQSLVMWAKPHLEKNNVKELADPRLSSDYDIIEMKRAIFVASTCIHHSPDLRPNMKRVVQLLRGDHETVEMKQKSMGGRALLVDACDLEDYTCTTYLKDLNRHMELVME